One region of Polynucleobacter sp. SHI8 genomic DNA includes:
- a CDS encoding glycerate kinase, producing MLTANQILHEAFQRVLFVADPQKSMPILLAEIFPNGIRGNCLVVGAGKASASMADAFEQYAQQNWPQAKIYGHVVTRYGHDVFTPIPNRKISISEASHPFPDEAGLKASIAIMQLVGNLQENDFCIALISGGGSSLLPLTANHIPMDALQKLTQELLRCGAPIEEINVIRKHVSAIQGGRLAQLATRRGAQMIALIISDVVGDQASDIASGPCAPDPSTYDDAIHILEKYQLHTHLGLTSIYQHLLQGQQGLHRETLKVEDEICEQINNIVFATAQKGLEAAAEFCRTLGYEVHVLGDGVSGESQEVAKNHAALIRECLTNSNAKKIAWISGGETTVTIPLGVVGRGGRCSEYLLALMQETLDIKGMSALAADTDGIDGSENNAGAYFDAGVRNRYLAKGLNIEHYLQNHQAYDFFEQLDALVMTGPTLTNVNDFRIILIDRYE from the coding sequence ATGTTGACAGCCAATCAAATCTTGCACGAAGCTTTTCAAAGAGTGCTTTTTGTGGCAGATCCTCAAAAATCGATGCCAATATTATTGGCAGAAATATTTCCAAACGGTATTAGAGGGAATTGTTTAGTTGTTGGAGCAGGCAAGGCAAGTGCTTCTATGGCAGATGCTTTTGAACAATATGCGCAGCAGAATTGGCCACAAGCCAAGATTTATGGACATGTAGTTACCCGCTATGGGCATGATGTCTTTACCCCCATACCCAATAGAAAAATAAGCATCTCTGAGGCATCACACCCATTTCCAGATGAGGCAGGTTTAAAGGCGAGTATCGCTATCATGCAACTTGTCGGGAATTTACAAGAAAATGATTTCTGTATCGCCCTTATATCCGGAGGGGGATCAAGTCTATTACCCCTCACTGCAAATCATATTCCAATGGACGCTTTACAAAAATTAACGCAAGAGTTACTTCGTTGTGGTGCACCTATTGAAGAAATTAACGTGATTCGTAAACATGTTTCTGCGATCCAAGGAGGACGGTTAGCCCAATTAGCGACTCGTCGTGGTGCCCAAATGATCGCATTGATTATTTCTGATGTAGTGGGCGATCAGGCTAGCGATATTGCAAGTGGCCCTTGTGCTCCTGATCCATCTACATACGATGATGCAATCCATATTTTAGAAAAATATCAGTTACATACACATTTGGGTTTAACAAGTATTTATCAGCATCTGTTGCAGGGGCAACAGGGACTTCACCGTGAAACATTAAAAGTTGAAGACGAGATATGTGAACAAATCAACAATATTGTGTTTGCGACCGCGCAAAAAGGCCTTGAAGCTGCTGCAGAATTTTGTCGAACCCTAGGTTATGAAGTACATGTATTGGGCGACGGTGTTTCTGGGGAGTCTCAAGAAGTTGCTAAAAATCATGCGGCTTTGATACGAGAATGTTTAACCAACTCGAATGCCAAGAAGATTGCATGGATATCTGGTGGTGAAACCACAGTGACGATTCCACTGGGCGTGGTTGGAAGAGGTGGTCGTTGTTCAGAATATCTGTTAGCTTTGATGCAAGAAACTTTAGATATTAAAGGAATGAGTGCTTTGGCTGCTGATACAGATGGGATTGACGGTAGTGAAAATAATGCTGGAGCCTATTTTGATGCAGGTGTCCGAAATAGGTATCTTGCTAAGGGCCTCAATATCGAGCATTATTTACAAAATCACCAGGCTTATGATTTTTTTGAGCAGCTGGATGCACTTGTAATGACTGGTCCCACCTTAACCAATGTAAATGACTTTAGAATAATACTGATAGATCGATATGAATAA
- the rpsI gene encoding 30S ribosomal protein S9 gives MIGNWNYGTGRRKSSVARVFIKSGKGDILVNGKPIDQYFSRETSRMIARQPLILTNHAATFDIKVNVSGGGETGQAGAVRHGVTRALIDYDNTLKPTLSKAGFVTRDAREVERKKVGLRGARRRKQFSKR, from the coding sequence ATGATTGGAAATTGGAATTATGGAACCGGTCGTCGCAAAAGCTCTGTAGCTAGGGTTTTTATCAAATCGGGTAAGGGTGATATTCTCGTCAACGGTAAACCGATTGATCAATATTTTTCACGCGAAACATCACGTATGATTGCGCGTCAACCCTTGATTTTGACAAATCATGCTGCTACTTTTGACATTAAAGTCAATGTAAGCGGTGGTGGTGAAACAGGTCAAGCGGGCGCTGTTCGTCATGGTGTAACTCGCGCTCTGATTGATTATGACAACACGTTAAAACCAACATTATCAAAAGCTGGTTTTGTTACTCGTGATGCTCGTGAAGTTGAACGTAAAAAAGTTGGTTTACGTGGCGCACGCCGTCGTAAGCAATTTAGTAAGCGTTAA
- the pyrC gene encoding dihydroorotase, whose product MNKLTFTRPDDWHLHLRDGDVLPDLVAHTARQFSRALVMPNLRPPVTQVAQALSYQSRIQEAASSAGYPEFQALMTLYLTDMTLPSEIEKAKEAGIIGVKLYPAGATTNSDAGVTDLNKCDATIAKMAELDIPLLVHGEVTHTAIDIFDREAAFIEQVLEPLRKKHPKLRVVFEHITTKHAADYVSQANTQDYGEIAATITAHHLLYNRNAIFLGGIRPHYYCLPVLKREEHRQALLAAATSDSTRFFLGTDSAPHAQHLKEHACGCAGCFTAPQAIELYAQAFDSVGKLQQLEKFASLNGPGFYGLPRNQSTITIEKIPQKIPLSYPMGQDLIVPLNAGESLEWSILG is encoded by the coding sequence ATGAATAAATTAACTTTTACAAGGCCTGATGATTGGCATCTACATTTACGTGATGGGGATGTGTTGCCAGATCTTGTAGCCCATACAGCGCGTCAATTTAGCAGAGCTCTTGTGATGCCCAATCTAAGACCACCGGTTACTCAAGTTGCACAAGCCCTCAGTTATCAATCACGGATTCAAGAAGCGGCAAGCAGTGCTGGATATCCGGAGTTTCAAGCATTAATGACTTTGTATCTCACCGATATGACCTTGCCGAGTGAAATTGAAAAAGCTAAAGAAGCTGGCATCATCGGCGTGAAGTTATATCCTGCGGGTGCAACAACAAATAGCGATGCAGGGGTAACTGATTTAAATAAATGTGATGCCACGATTGCGAAGATGGCTGAGTTAGATATACCCCTTTTAGTGCATGGCGAAGTAACGCATACGGCAATTGATATCTTTGATCGTGAAGCTGCATTTATTGAGCAAGTTTTAGAGCCCCTAAGAAAAAAGCACCCCAAATTACGTGTTGTGTTTGAACACATTACGACGAAACATGCGGCGGATTATGTCAGTCAGGCAAACACGCAGGATTATGGTGAGATTGCCGCAACCATTACCGCACATCATTTGCTGTATAACCGTAATGCTATTTTCTTGGGGGGTATACGCCCCCATTATTACTGCTTGCCTGTATTAAAAAGAGAAGAGCATCGTCAGGCACTCCTTGCGGCAGCTACAAGTGATTCAACTCGGTTTTTTTTAGGGACCGATAGTGCGCCTCATGCACAACACTTAAAAGAGCATGCTTGTGGATGTGCAGGCTGTTTTACAGCTCCTCAAGCTATCGAGTTATATGCTCAGGCATTTGATTCTGTTGGAAAATTGCAACAGTTAGAAAAGTTTGCATCATTGAATGGCCCCGGTTTTTATGGACTTCCTCGAAATCAGTCGACGATAACCATTGAGAAAATCCCTCAAAAAATTCCTTTAAGTTATCCCATGGGACAGGATCTTATCGTCCCTTTAAATGCGGGCGAGTCCCTAGAGTGGTCAATTCTCGGTTAG
- a CDS encoding ABC transporter ATP-binding protein/permease, which produces MRPSAADHSPRSSKPRGLGDWGTIKTLIPYLTKYPWRVFFAISCLVLAKVANIGIPVVLKHLIDDLSIAVDDPRRFLVFPLAFVIAYGLLRLSASLFTELREFLFAKVTQNAIRQVAIEVFNHLHSLSLRFHLGRQTGGVSRDIDRGSRGIQSLISYSLYSILPTLIEFTIVLIYLAINYDWLYAAITFCALVIYIIFTVMVTEWRSKYRRKMNEMDTSANQKAIDSLLNFETVKYFSNEKFEAHRYDSFLQSYQKAAVKSQQSLAVLNIGQQSIIVIGLIAILWRATLGVQSGELTLGDIVLINTLMIQMYIPLNFLGVIYREIKQSILDMDNMFSLLNKDQEIKDAPGAPALKLNHPNLGPRVVFDQVNFSYEANRAILKNVSFVIEPGTTTAVVGSSGAGKSTLSRLLFRFYDVQSGAIYFDEQNISAVQQLSLRKIVGIVPQDTVLFNDSIGYNIAYGNPQATQEEIIQAAQAAQIHQFVMGLPEAYKTSVGERGLKLSGGEKQRVAIARTLLKNPALIIFDEATSALDSQTEKAIQEEINKLTTNRTALIIAHRLSTIVHAQQILVMQDGEIVERGTHEELMSLQSKYATMWNLQKNQSEVSV; this is translated from the coding sequence CAGCAGCTGACCACTCTCCTAGATCTTCAAAACCAAGAGGTCTTGGAGATTGGGGCACTATTAAAACTTTAATACCCTATTTAACCAAATATCCTTGGAGAGTATTTTTTGCAATTTCCTGCTTAGTTTTAGCAAAAGTTGCCAACATTGGGATACCTGTCGTATTAAAGCATCTTATAGATGATTTATCCATTGCGGTAGATGATCCAAGGCGATTTCTTGTATTCCCATTGGCATTTGTTATTGCTTATGGTCTGCTTAGACTGTCAGCCTCATTATTTACTGAATTAAGAGAATTTTTATTTGCTAAAGTGACGCAAAATGCGATTCGTCAGGTAGCTATTGAAGTCTTCAACCATTTACACTCATTGTCTTTGCGCTTTCATTTAGGGCGTCAAACTGGTGGAGTTTCGAGAGACATTGATCGTGGCTCAAGAGGAATTCAATCCCTCATTTCATACTCTTTGTATAGTATTTTGCCAACACTCATTGAATTTACGATTGTGTTGATATACCTTGCCATCAATTACGATTGGCTTTATGCGGCAATTACTTTTTGTGCATTGGTCATTTATATTATTTTTACCGTCATGGTTACAGAATGGCGTTCTAAGTATCGACGTAAGATGAATGAAATGGATACTAGTGCTAATCAAAAAGCGATCGATTCTTTATTAAATTTTGAAACCGTAAAATATTTTAGTAATGAAAAATTTGAGGCACATCGTTACGATAGTTTCTTACAAAGCTATCAAAAAGCAGCCGTCAAATCACAACAATCTCTAGCTGTTTTAAATATTGGTCAACAATCAATTATTGTGATTGGCTTAATCGCTATATTATGGCGAGCCACATTAGGGGTTCAAAGCGGTGAGTTGACTTTGGGCGACATTGTTTTAATAAATACCTTAATGATTCAAATGTACATCCCATTAAATTTTTTAGGGGTCATTTATCGAGAAATCAAACAATCCATTTTAGATATGGATAATATGTTTAGTTTGTTAAATAAAGATCAAGAAATCAAAGATGCGCCAGGGGCGCCTGCTTTAAAACTCAATCACCCCAATTTAGGGCCACGTGTAGTGTTTGATCAAGTTAATTTTTCTTACGAAGCAAATCGCGCCATACTTAAAAATGTTAGTTTCGTCATTGAACCCGGCACAACGACTGCGGTAGTCGGGAGTAGTGGGGCTGGTAAAAGTACTTTATCTAGACTGCTATTCCGATTTTATGATGTCCAATCGGGGGCAATCTATTTTGATGAACAAAATATCTCTGCTGTCCAGCAACTAAGTTTAAGAAAAATAGTAGGTATTGTTCCGCAAGATACCGTTTTGTTTAATGATTCCATAGGCTACAACATAGCCTATGGAAACCCACAAGCCACTCAAGAAGAAATCATACAAGCAGCTCAAGCCGCGCAAATCCACCAATTTGTGATGGGATTACCAGAGGCTTATAAAACCTCTGTAGGTGAACGAGGTTTGAAACTCTCAGGAGGTGAAAAACAACGTGTAGCAATCGCACGAACTTTATTAAAAAATCCAGCGCTGATTATTTTTGATGAGGCAACATCTGCACTAGACTCTCAAACAGAAAAAGCTATTCAAGAAGAAATCAACAAATTAACTACCAATAGAACTGCTTTGATTATTGCCCATCGTTTATCAACGATTGTGCATGCACAGCAGATATTGGTCATGCAAGATGGTGAAATTGTGGAACGTGGAACGCATGAAGAACTCATGTCATTACAATCGAAATATGCAACGATGTGGAATTTGCAAAAAAATCAAAGCGAAGTCTCCGTCTAA
- a CDS encoding OsmC family protein, with protein MECTVNWLGLDGMSFSAEVGSGHLINMDGAPEAGGRNLAPRPMELLLAGAGGCTAFDVVMILKKARQHITGCKVQLEAVRAESDPKVFTHINMKFIVTGKQLDPNRVSQAVHLSHEKYCSATIMLGKTATITHSIEIVEG; from the coding sequence ATGGAATGTACAGTTAATTGGCTTGGGTTAGATGGCATGAGCTTTTCTGCAGAGGTCGGAAGCGGACATCTTATAAATATGGACGGGGCTCCAGAGGCTGGCGGGCGTAATTTGGCACCACGCCCAATGGAATTACTGCTGGCAGGTGCTGGCGGATGCACAGCCTTTGATGTTGTGATGATTCTAAAGAAGGCTCGTCAACATATTACTGGTTGCAAAGTTCAATTAGAAGCAGTCAGAGCAGAGTCAGATCCGAAAGTGTTCACTCACATCAATATGAAATTTATAGTGACTGGCAAACAATTAGATCCGAATAGAGTCAGCCAAGCAGTCCACTTATCTCATGAAAAATATTGCTCAGCCACAATTATGTTGGGCAAGACGGCAACAATTACTCATTCGATTGAAATTGTTGAAGGCTAA
- the rplM gene encoding 50S ribosomal protein L13 → MKTFSAKSHEVKREWFVIDATDKVLGRVASEVAHRLRGKHKPEFTPHVDTGDYIVVINASKLRVTGNKGLQKTYYRHSGYPGGIYETTFDKMQAKFPGRVLEKAVKGMLPKGPLGYAMIKKLKVYGDETHPHAAQQPSVLEL, encoded by the coding sequence ATGAAAACATTTTCCGCAAAATCCCATGAGGTGAAGCGTGAATGGTTCGTGATTGACGCAACAGACAAAGTTCTCGGTCGTGTCGCCAGTGAAGTGGCACACCGTCTGCGCGGCAAGCATAAACCTGAATTCACTCCTCACGTTGACACTGGCGATTATATCGTCGTTATTAACGCATCTAAACTCCGTGTAACGGGTAACAAAGGCTTGCAAAAAACTTATTACCGTCACAGTGGATACCCAGGTGGTATCTATGAAACAACGTTTGACAAAATGCAAGCGAAGTTTCCAGGACGCGTTCTTGAAAAAGCAGTTAAGGGTATGTTACCTAAAGGTCCCCTCGGCTATGCAATGATCAAGAAGTTAAAAGTTTACGGTGATGAAACTCATCCACACGCGGCTCAACAGCCTAGCGTTTTAGAACTTTAA